In Bradyrhizobium sp. WBOS07, the genomic window TCGCTGATCGCCACCCTGCTCACCCCGCGCGGCGATGCGTTCGAGGCCCGCCTCGTCGGCGCCGACGGCAAGAAGATCCAGCGTCTCGACATCGGCACCGGCGCGGAAGCCGAAGACTTCAAGAAGGCGCTGGAAGCGGCGACCTACGCCGTCACCGGGGTCGATGCCAAGCCGGCCCGGCGCAATCCGCAGGCGCCCTTCACCACCTCGACGCTGCAGCAGGAAGCCAGCCGCAAATACGGCTTTGCCCCGGCGCACACGATGCGGATCGCGCAGCGGCTCTATGAAGGCATCGACATCGGCGGCGAGACCACCGGACTCATTACTTATATGCGTACCGACGGCGTGCAGATCGATCCGTCCGCGATCACCCAGGCCCGCAAGGTGATCGGCGAGGATTACGGCAACGCCTATGTGCCGGATGCCCCGCGCCAGTACCAGGCCAAGGCCAAGAACGCGCAGGAAGCCCACGAGGCAATCCGCCCGACCGACATGTCGCGCCGCCCCGCGAGCATGAGCCGCAGGCTCGATGCCGATCAGGCGAAGCTCTATGAGCTGATCTGGAAGCGCACCATCGCCAGCCAGATGGAATCGGCCGAGCTCGAGCGCACCACCGTCGACATCACGGCGAAGGCAGGCTCCCGCACGCTGGAGCTGCGCGCCACCGGTCAGGTCGTCAAGTTCGACGGCTTCCTGGCGCTCTACCAGGAAGGCCGCGACGACGAGGAGGACGAGGATTCGCGCCGCCTGCCCGCGATGAGCCCGAACGACGCGCTGAAGCGGCAGTCGCTCTCCGTCACCCAGCACTTCACCGAGCCGCCGCCGCGCTTCTCCGAGGCCTCGCTGGTCAAGCGCATGGAAGAGCTCGGCATCGGCCGGCCCTCGACATACGCCTCGATCCTGCAGGTCCTGAAGGACCGCGGCTACGTCAAGCTGGAGAAGAAGCGCCTGCACGGCGAGGACAAGGGCCGCGTCGTGATCGCGTTCCTGGAGAGCTTCTTCAGCCGCTACGTCGAGTACGACTTCACCGCGGGCCTCGAGGAGCAGCTCGACCGCATCTCCAACAACGAGATCTCCTGGCAGCAGGTGCTGAAGGATTTCTGGACCGGCTTCATCGGCGCCGTCGACGAGATCAAGGATCTGCGCGTCGCGCAGGTGCTCGACGTGCTCGACGAGATGCTGGGGCCGCACATCTATCCGCCCCGCGCCGACGGCGGCGATATCAGGCAGTGCCCGAATTGCGGCACCGGCCGGCTGAATCTCAAGGCCGGCAAGTTCGGCGCTTTCGTCGGCTGCTCGAACTATCCGGAGTGCCGCTACACCCGCCAGCTCGCCGCCGATGGCGAGGCCAGCGCCGACCGTTCGCTCGGCCAGGATCCCGATACGGGTCGCGATGTCTGGGTCAAGGCCGGCCGGTTCGGACCCTACATCCAGCTCGGCGAGCCGAAGGATTATGAGGAAGGCGAGAAGCCCAAGCGCGCCGGCATCCCGAAAGGCACCTCGCCTGCCGATGTCGATCTCGAACTCGCGCTGAAACTGTTGTCGCTGCCGCGCGAGATCGGCAAGCATCCGGAGACCGGCGAGCCGATCACCGCCGGGCTCGGCCGCTTCGGGCCGTTCGTCAAGCACGAGAAGACCTACGCCAGCCTCGAGGCCGGCGACGAGGTGTTCGACATCGGCCTCAACCGCGCGGTGACGCTGATCGCGGAGAAGGTCGCCAAGGGCCCGAGCCGGCGCTTCGGCGCCGATCCCGGCAAGGCGCTCGGCGATCATCCCACCCTCGGCACCGTCACCGTGAAGAGCGGACGCTACGGCGCCTACGTCACCGCCGGCGGCGTCAACGCAACGATCCCTGCCGAGTTCGAAAAGGACACCGTCACGCTCGCCCAGGCCATCGCCCTGATCGACGAGCGCGCGGCCAAAGGCGGCGGCAAGAGCGGCGGCAAGGCCAAAGCCAAGAAGGCGGCAAAGCCGGCCAAGGCCAAAAAGACTGCAGAGAAGGCCGCGGACGGCGAGGACACTCCGCCAAAGCCGAAGAAACCGGCCGCGAAGAAGGCGGCCAAATCGAAAACCGAATCCACCAGCAAGGCGCGCGCCGCCGTGCCGTCGACGGCAAAAACGTCGCCGACCAAGGCCGCCGCCGCCAAATTATCGACCAGCAAGGCTCCGGCCAAGAAGAGTGCCGGCAAGACTTAGGTAGCAAGACTTGAGATCAAGAATTAGAGGTTAAGTGAAACGCAAGAATGACCATGGCTTTCCCGACCGGCAAGCCATCGTCGCCTTCATCAAGGCAAATCATGGAAAGGCCGGAACCCGCGAAATTGCACGCGAGTTCGGCCTGAAGAACGCCGATCGCGCCGAGCTCAGGCGCATGCTGCGCGAGCTCGCCGACGATGGCATCGTCAAGAAGAAGCGCCACAAGGTGTCCGAGCCGGACGCGCTGCCACCCACGCTGCTCGCCGACATTACCGGACGCGACGCCGACGGCGAATTGATCGCCTCCCCCGCCGAATGGGACGAGGTCGAAAGCGGCGAGCCGCCAAGGATCCTGATCGAGATGCCGCGCCGGCCCAGGCCCGGCACCGCCGCCGGCGTCGGCGACCGTGCGTTGCTGCGCGTCGAGCCGACCGGCGAGGACGAAGGCCCGGCCTGGCGCGGCCGCATCATCAAGGTCATCGACAAAGCCAAGAGCCGCATCCTCGGCGTGTTCAGAGAGCTTCCCGAAGGTGGCGGGCGGCTCGTGCCCGTCGACAAGAAGTTCGCCGACCGCGAGCTGAACATCGCCAAGACCGATACCGGTGGCGCACAGGATGGCGACCTCGTCAGTGTCGACATCGTCCGCTCGCGCGGCTTTGGTCTGGCCTCGGGCCGGGTCAAGGAGAAGCTCGGCTCGGTCAAGTCGGAGAAGGCGATCAGCCTGATCGCGATCTACGCTCACGACATCCCCTTGCAATTTTCCTCCGCCGCGGAGCGCGAGGCGGAAGCCGCCGAGCCCGCCAACCTGAAAGGCCGCGAGGACTGGCGCGACGTGCCGCTCGTCACCATAGATCCGCCGGATGCGAAGGATCATGACGACGCGGTGCATGCGCAGCCCGATGACGATCCCAACAACAAGGGCGGCTTCATCGTCAATGTCGCCATTGCCGACGTCAGCTTCTACGTGCGGCCGGGCTCGGCACTCGACCGCGACGCGCTCGATCGCGGCAACTCGGTCTATTTTCCCGACCGCGTCGTGCCGATGCTGCCCGAGCGAATCTCCAACAATCTCTGCTCGCTGGTACCGGGCGAGCCGCGCGGCGCGCTCGCGGTACGCATGGTGCTCGGCCCCGACGGCCGTAAGCGCTCGCACAGCTTCCACCGCATCCTGATGCGATCGGCGGCGAAGCTCGCTTACGCGCAGGCCCAGGCCGCGATCGACGGTCGGCCCGACGACACCACCGGCCCCCTGCTCGATCCGATCCTGAGGCCGCTCTACGCCGCCTATGCCTGCGCCAAGCGCGCCCGTGACGAGCGCGATCCGCTCAATCTCGATCTGCCCGAGCGCAAGATCCTGCTCAAAAGCGACGGCACGGTCGATCGCGTCGTCGTTCCCGAGCGTCTCGATGCGCACAAGCTGATCGAGGAGTTCATGATCCTCGCCAACGTCGCGGCCGCGGAAATGCTGGAGAAGAAATCGCTCCCGCTGATCTACCGCGTGCACGACGAGCCAACGCTGGAGAAAGTCCACGCGCTCTCCGAATTCCTGGAGACGCTCGACATCCCCTTCACCAAGTCGGGTGCGCTGCGGCCGACGCTGTTCAACCGCGTGCTGGCCCAGCTCGAAGGCCACGATTATTACCCGCTGGTCAGCGAGGTGGTGCTGCGCGCGCAGGCGCAGGCGGAATATTCCTCGGAGAATTACGGGCACTTCGGCCTGAACCTGCGCCGCTACGCGCATTTCACCTCGCCGATCCGCCGCTACGCCGACCTCGTCGTGCACCGCGCGCTGGTCCGCGCGTTGGGCTTGGGCGAAGGCGCCCTGCCCGACAGCGAGACGCCGGAAGGCTTGAGCGAGGTCGCCGCGCATATCTCGCTGACCGAACGGCGCGCCATGAAGGCGGAGCGCGAGACGGTCGACCGCCTGATCGCGCATCACCTCGCCGACCGCATCGGCGCCAGCTTCCAGGGCCGCGTCTCCGGCGTCACCCGCGCCGGCCTGTTCGTGAAGCTGAGCGACACCGGCGCCGATGGATTGATCCCGATCCGATCCCTCGGCACGGAATATTTCAACTATGACGAGAGCCGGCACGCGCTGGTCGGCACGCGCAGCGGCACCATGTACCAGCTGGGCGATGTCGTCGATGTCCGCCTGATCGAAGCCGCCCCCATTGCGGGCGCGCTGCGCTTCGAGCTGCTGTCATCCTCCAGCGAGACCGCGCCGCGCCAGCGCCGGCCGCTCAGTGCGCCGCGCAAATCCTCCAAGCCCCATCCCGGACGCAGTCCGGAGAGAAAACGCAAGCCGGCGAAGCCGAAATCCGGCAAGCCTGGAAAGGGCAAGGGAAAGAACAAGGGAAAGAACAAGGGCAAAGGCAAGAAGGGCAAGGCATGGTGACGATGAGCACGGCCCCGAAAATCTGGACGCGCGAGACCGGTCTCGTCGAGAAGCGCGACGTCTTTGCGGCGATGCGGCGCGGCTTTCGCGGCCGTTGCCCGCGCTGCGGCGAGGTCAAGCTGTTCCGCGCTTTCCTGAAGACGGCGGACAATTGCGCCACATGCGGGCTCGATTTCACGCCGCATCGCGCCGACGATCTGCCCGCCTATCTCGTCATCGTCATCGTCGGCCACATCGTGGTGCCGGCCGTCTTGTGGATCGAGACCAATTACACCACGCCGGTCTGGATCAGCTTCGCCGCCTATCTGCCCTTCACCTTCCTCGCCTCGCTTGCGCTGCTGCAGCCGGTCAAGGGAGCTGTGGTCGGCCTGCAATGGGCTCTGCGCATGCACGGGTTTGACGACAACCCTCCGGATGGTATTCCGCCGGTGTAGGCATAATAAGCAAGAAGAGTTCGGGTGAGGACATGACGGACACGTCGCAAGCGGACGAAAAGGCAAGAATTCACGAGGGCAAGGAAGCCGACCACCATCCCTATTTCCGTCCGAAGGATGCCGCGACGCTGATCCTGGTCGATCGCAGCGGCGCCGTTCCGAAAGTGCTGGTCGGCAAGCGCCACGACAAGGTGGTGTTCATGCCCGGCAAGTTCGTCTTCCCGGGCGGCCGCGTCGACAAGGCCGATTATCGCGTGCCCTGTGCGGCGCCCATCACGCCCGAGCTGGAGGCCAATCTCGCCAAGGGCAGCCCGAAGACGCCGGCCTCGCGCGCGAAGTCGCTCGCCATTGCCGCGATCCGCGAGGCCTGCGAGGAGACCGGGCTCTGTCTCGGTCGCAAGGCAGAGGTGAAGGCGAAGCTCGATGGTCCATGGAAGCCGTTCGCCGATGCCGGCCTCTTGCCCGATCCGTCAAGCCTGTTCCTGATTGCCCGCGCGATCACCCCGCCCGGCCGCGTCAAGCGCTTCGACACGCGCTTCTTCACCGCGGATGCCTCGGCGATCACCCACCGCGTCGACGGCGTGATCCATGCCGATGCCGAGCTGGTCGAGCTGGTCTGGGTCGAGCTCGGCTCGAAGCCGCTCGCCGACCTGCATCCGATGACGCGCAACGTGCTCAACGAGCTCGACACCCGCCTTGCCACCGGCCCGCTCCGCCACGACGCACCGGTGCCGTTCTTCCATTTCTACGGCGGCAAGATGCAGAAGGATGTTTTGGGCTGAGCCGCTCTCGACGTCATTCCCGAAGCGTTGCAAGTTGCTTCTTGGCAGCCGTCGAGCGCACGCCTCGTCCTTCGAGACGACCGCTTCGCGGTCTCCTCAGGATGAGGCTAGGTTGCATTCTTGCCTGTTGAATCTGGCGCCGCAACTTCAGTCCTCATCCTGAGGGCCCGCCAACGGCGGGCGTCTCGAAGGATGGCCGCAGGCGACGGCTGAAATGACGAGATTGTGCTGAGCGCACATCGAAAAACAAAATAATCTTCCCGCCGCCCGCCGATGGCGGAGCTCCGCGGCATGCCTATGTCTTCCCCGAGCGTCACCAAGAACGGACACCGGGCGATGGCACAACGGCAACTCAAGCTTGGCGCGTTCATGCGCCCGATCAGCATCCACACCGGCGCCTGGCGCTATCCCGGGGCCTGGCCCGACGCCAATTTCAACTTCCCGCACATCAAGACGCTGATCCAAAAGCTCGAGGCCGGCAAGTTCGACGCCTTCTTCATGGCCGATCACCTCGCCGTGCTGAACATGCCGATCGACGCGCTCAAGCGCAGCCACACCGTGACCTCGTTCGAGCCGTTCACGCTGCTATCGGCGCTCTCGGCCGTGACCGAGCGCATCGGCCTGATCGCGACCGGCTCGACCACGTTCGACGAGCCTTATCACGTCGCGCGGCGCTTCGCCTCGCTCGACCATCTCAGCGGCGGCCGCGCCGGCTGGAATATCGTCACCACCTCGAATCCTGACGCGGCGCTGAATTTCGGCCTCGACGATCACATGGAGCACGCCGAGCGCTACAAGCGTGCCCGTGAGTTCTACGACGTCGTCACCGGCCTGTGGGATTCCTTCGCCGACGACGCCTTCGTGCGCGACGTCGAGAGCGGCCTGTTCTTCGATCCCGCCAGGATGCACACGCTCGACCATCACGGCAAATATCTGAAGGTGCGCGGCCCGCTCAACATCGCGCGGCCCGTGCAGGGCTGGCCGGTGATCGTGCAGGCCGGCGCCTCCGAGGACGGCAAGCAGCTCGCGGCTGAAACCGCGGAAGCCGTGTTCACCGGCGGCGGCAGCCTCGCGGACGGGCAGAAACTCTATGCCGACATCAAGAGCCGCATGGAGAAGATCGGCCGCGACCCCGAGCATCTGAAGATTCTGCCCGGCGCTTTCGTCGTGGTCGGCGACAGCGTCGATGAAGCCAGGGAGAAGCGCGCTTTGCTCGACAGCCGCGTGCATTACGACAGCGCCATCGCCTCGCTCTCCGTCATTCTCGGCACCGACGCCTCGACCTTCGATCCCGACGGGCCCCTGCCCGAGATCCCCGAGACCAATGCCAGCAAGAGCGGCCGCCAGCGCATGGTCGATCTCGCCAGGCGCGACAAGCTCACCGTGCGCCAGCTCGCCCAGCGCGTCGGCGGCTATGGCGGGCTCTCGTTTGTCGGCACCGCCAAGACCATCGCCGACCAGATGGAGGAATGGCTGGTCGGGCGCGGCTGCGACGGCTTCAACATCATGTTCCCATTCCTGCCCGCCGGCCTCGACGATTTCGTCGACAAGGTCGTCCCGGAGCTGCAGAAGCGCGGGATTTTCCGCAAGGAGTATGAAGGGGCCACTTTGAGGGAGAATCTGGGCCTGCCGCGGCCGAAAAACCGCTTCTTCGAGGCCTGATCGGCCCGATTTGGGTGGTTTTCGGGGTGTAAAACCTTGACATCAGGCGGTTTCTGGCTAGGTTGCCGGCCAACGCGGGCCGTTTGGCCGGCTCCAGATTCCCCGATATTCTGAGGTTCACAACATGGCCAAAGCGGTCACCATCAAGGTCAAGCTCGTGTCCTCGGCCGACACCGGCTTCTACTACGTCGCCAAGAAGAATTCGCGCACCATGACCGACAAGCTGGTCAAGAAGAAGTACGATCCGGTCGCGCGCAAGCACGTCGAATTCCGCGAAGCCAAGATCAAGTAAGATCAGCGAAGCGTTGAAGAGTTTTGCGGGGCCCTTTCGGGCCCCGTTTTCGTTTCAACTCCGCTCGTGTCCCGGACGCGGTGCAGCGCGGAGCGCTGCTCCTGAGAAGCCGGGACCCATAAAGCAACACGGCGCCCTGACGAGACATGGGCCCCGGCGCTGCAGCGCACCGTCGAAGTGACGCTGCGCTACGTCCGGGGCACGAGCCCGCTATCTCACCGCAAACGGCGCCTGATAAGGCCGCCCGAAGGGCACGCCGTTGATCACGGTCTGGACCGGCTTGAGATGGGCCTTGCCGTCCCTCTTGTTGTTGCGGGTGTCGACGAAGCTGACCGGCCCCTCCGCCAGCTCCATGATGGCGACGTCGCCGGGCGCACCGACTTGCAGCGTGCCGATCTTCGGCGCGCGATCGATGATCTTCGCCGGAGCAATGGTGGCCATCGCGACCACCTGCTCCAGGGTGAAGCCGAGCGTCATGAACTTGCTCATCACGTTGGGTAGGAACGGAATGCCCGGCGAATTGCCGGAGAAGACGTGGATGTCCGAGGAGATGGTGTCGGGCGCGCAGCCACCGGCGATCGCCACGTCCGCCACGGTGAAATCGAAGCTGCCGCCGCCATGACCGACGTCGAACATGACGCCGCGCTGCTTGGCGGCGAGCGCCGCGGGCAGCAGCTTGCCGTCCTGAACGATGTTGGTGAAGACGTTGGACATGTTTGGGGCGCCCGAATAGGCGTGCGTCAGCACGTCGCCCGGCCGCAGCATGTCGAGGATCTGCGACATCAACTCCTTGGACTCGACGCCGCCGATATGCACCATCATCTTCGCCGGCCAGCCGCACATCTCGCACGCCTGGATGGCGCGCTTCAGCGGCTCGAGCCCGTGCTTGTAGATCACGTTCTCCGACATCCGCACTTTGACCCCGAGCAGGAAATCGCGGTTCTCGGCGAGCGCCATCGCGCAGGCTTCGGTCTGGGCGACGTCGATATTGTACAGCTCGGCGGCCGGGAACGCCGACAGGCCGTTATTGGCGATGTGGACGAAGGCGTACATCCGCGCCCGCGTCTGGGCCACGATGAAGCGGCGCAGCGCCGCCAGATTGTTGACCCCGGCATCGCCCGCCGAGACGACGGTCGTCGTGGCCTGGAATTGCACCAGCTCGTCGGCGGGAATGCCGATCGCCGAGCCGTAGGGATAGACGTGACTATGCAGATCGATGAGGCCTGGCATCACCAGCTTGCCCGACGCGTCGATGCTCTTAAGCGTCCGCTCGGCCGGGATCGCTTCCTGCACGGCTTCGATGACACCCCAGCGGATGCCGATATCGCGCCTGGCGCGCAGCGACTGGCTGGGGTCGAGCACCTCGCCGCCGCGGATCACCAGGTCGTATTTGTCGTTCGGGCCCATCGCGGCCCGCACCGGCGCGGCGAGGCCGAGGGCGGCGGCGGATGTCGAAAGTGCCAGGAAATCACGGCGTGACAACGCGGACATGACGGTCCCCCCTATGTTGTTGTTTGTGGCTTCGACGAGCGGCTCCGCCTCCGGCGCCAACGCAGGCATTCAGAATGAAAGGATTGGAGCTGGAGTCACGTCGTCCGGAGGGACCGATCCTACGGCTGCATGCGGGC contains:
- the rpmG gene encoding 50S ribosomal protein L33; this translates as MAKAVTIKVKLVSSADTGFYYVAKKNSRTMTDKLVKKKYDPVARKHVEFREAKIK
- a CDS encoding DUF983 domain-containing protein produces the protein MVTMSTAPKIWTRETGLVEKRDVFAAMRRGFRGRCPRCGEVKLFRAFLKTADNCATCGLDFTPHRADDLPAYLVIVIVGHIVVPAVLWIETNYTTPVWISFAAYLPFTFLASLALLQPVKGAVVGLQWALRMHGFDDNPPDGIPPV
- a CDS encoding NUDIX hydrolase, with the protein product MTDTSQADEKARIHEGKEADHHPYFRPKDAATLILVDRSGAVPKVLVGKRHDKVVFMPGKFVFPGGRVDKADYRVPCAAPITPELEANLAKGSPKTPASRAKSLAIAAIREACEETGLCLGRKAEVKAKLDGPWKPFADAGLLPDPSSLFLIARAITPPGRVKRFDTRFFTADASAITHRVDGVIHADAELVELVWVELGSKPLADLHPMTRNVLNELDTRLATGPLRHDAPVPFFHFYGGKMQKDVLG
- the topA gene encoding type I DNA topoisomerase; the protein is MNIVIVESPAKAKTINKYLGSSYEVLASFGHVRDLPAKNGSVDPDANFKMIWEVDPKAAGRLNDIAKSLKNADRLILATDPDREGEAISWHVLEVLKEKRALKDQKIERVVFNAITKQAVSDAMKHPRQIDGALVDAYMARRALDYLVGFTLSPVLWRKLPGARSAGRVQSVALRLVCDRELEIEKFVAREYWSLIATLLTPRGDAFEARLVGADGKKIQRLDIGTGAEAEDFKKALEAATYAVTGVDAKPARRNPQAPFTTSTLQQEASRKYGFAPAHTMRIAQRLYEGIDIGGETTGLITYMRTDGVQIDPSAITQARKVIGEDYGNAYVPDAPRQYQAKAKNAQEAHEAIRPTDMSRRPASMSRRLDADQAKLYELIWKRTIASQMESAELERTTVDITAKAGSRTLELRATGQVVKFDGFLALYQEGRDDEEDEDSRRLPAMSPNDALKRQSLSVTQHFTEPPPRFSEASLVKRMEELGIGRPSTYASILQVLKDRGYVKLEKKRLHGEDKGRVVIAFLESFFSRYVEYDFTAGLEEQLDRISNNEISWQQVLKDFWTGFIGAVDEIKDLRVAQVLDVLDEMLGPHIYPPRADGGDIRQCPNCGTGRLNLKAGKFGAFVGCSNYPECRYTRQLAADGEASADRSLGQDPDTGRDVWVKAGRFGPYIQLGEPKDYEEGEKPKRAGIPKGTSPADVDLELALKLLSLPREIGKHPETGEPITAGLGRFGPFVKHEKTYASLEAGDEVFDIGLNRAVTLIAEKVAKGPSRRFGADPGKALGDHPTLGTVTVKSGRYGAYVTAGGVNATIPAEFEKDTVTLAQAIALIDERAAKGGGKSGGKAKAKKAAKPAKAKKTAEKAADGEDTPPKPKKPAAKKAAKSKTESTSKARAAVPSTAKTSPTKAAAAKLSTSKAPAKKSAGKT
- a CDS encoding LLM class flavin-dependent oxidoreductase — translated: MAQRQLKLGAFMRPISIHTGAWRYPGAWPDANFNFPHIKTLIQKLEAGKFDAFFMADHLAVLNMPIDALKRSHTVTSFEPFTLLSALSAVTERIGLIATGSTTFDEPYHVARRFASLDHLSGGRAGWNIVTTSNPDAALNFGLDDHMEHAERYKRAREFYDVVTGLWDSFADDAFVRDVESGLFFDPARMHTLDHHGKYLKVRGPLNIARPVQGWPVIVQAGASEDGKQLAAETAEAVFTGGGSLADGQKLYADIKSRMEKIGRDPEHLKILPGAFVVVGDSVDEAREKRALLDSRVHYDSAIASLSVILGTDASTFDPDGPLPEIPETNASKSGRQRMVDLARRDKLTVRQLAQRVGGYGGLSFVGTAKTIADQMEEWLVGRGCDGFNIMFPFLPAGLDDFVDKVVPELQKRGIFRKEYEGATLRENLGLPRPKNRFFEA
- the rnr gene encoding ribonuclease R — translated: MKRKNDHGFPDRQAIVAFIKANHGKAGTREIAREFGLKNADRAELRRMLRELADDGIVKKKRHKVSEPDALPPTLLADITGRDADGELIASPAEWDEVESGEPPRILIEMPRRPRPGTAAGVGDRALLRVEPTGEDEGPAWRGRIIKVIDKAKSRILGVFRELPEGGGRLVPVDKKFADRELNIAKTDTGGAQDGDLVSVDIVRSRGFGLASGRVKEKLGSVKSEKAISLIAIYAHDIPLQFSSAAEREAEAAEPANLKGREDWRDVPLVTIDPPDAKDHDDAVHAQPDDDPNNKGGFIVNVAIADVSFYVRPGSALDRDALDRGNSVYFPDRVVPMLPERISNNLCSLVPGEPRGALAVRMVLGPDGRKRSHSFHRILMRSAAKLAYAQAQAAIDGRPDDTTGPLLDPILRPLYAAYACAKRARDERDPLNLDLPERKILLKSDGTVDRVVVPERLDAHKLIEEFMILANVAAAEMLEKKSLPLIYRVHDEPTLEKVHALSEFLETLDIPFTKSGALRPTLFNRVLAQLEGHDYYPLVSEVVLRAQAQAEYSSENYGHFGLNLRRYAHFTSPIRRYADLVVHRALVRALGLGEGALPDSETPEGLSEVAAHISLTERRAMKAERETVDRLIAHHLADRIGASFQGRVSGVTRAGLFVKLSDTGADGLIPIRSLGTEYFNYDESRHALVGTRSGTMYQLGDVVDVRLIEAAPIAGALRFELLSSSSETAPRQRRPLSAPRKSSKPHPGRSPERKRKPAKPKSGKPGKGKGKNKGKNKGKGKKGKAW
- a CDS encoding amidohydrolase/deacetylase family metallohydrolase: MSALSRRDFLALSTSAAALGLAAPVRAAMGPNDKYDLVIRGGEVLDPSQSLRARRDIGIRWGVIEAVQEAIPAERTLKSIDASGKLVMPGLIDLHSHVYPYGSAIGIPADELVQFQATTTVVSAGDAGVNNLAALRRFIVAQTRARMYAFVHIANNGLSAFPAAELYNIDVAQTEACAMALAENRDFLLGVKVRMSENVIYKHGLEPLKRAIQACEMCGWPAKMMVHIGGVESKELMSQILDMLRPGDVLTHAYSGAPNMSNVFTNIVQDGKLLPAALAAKQRGVMFDVGHGGGSFDFTVADVAIAGGCAPDTISSDIHVFSGNSPGIPFLPNVMSKFMTLGFTLEQVVAMATIAPAKIIDRAPKIGTLQVGAPGDVAIMELAEGPVSFVDTRNNKRDGKAHLKPVQTVINGVPFGRPYQAPFAVR